A window of Salvelinus sp. IW2-2015 unplaced genomic scaffold, ASM291031v2 Un_scaffold1253, whole genome shotgun sequence contains these coding sequences:
- the LOC112070195 gene encoding somatotropin-2 has translation MGQVFLLMPVLLVSCFLSQGAAMENQRLFNIAVNRVQHLHLLAQKMFNDFEGTLLSDERRQLNKIFLLDFCNSDSIVSPIDKQETQKSSVLKLLHISYRLIESWEYPSQTLAISNSLMVRNSNQISEKLSDLKVGINLLIKGSQDGVLSLDDNDSQHLPPYGNYYQNLGGDGNVRRNYELLACFKKDMHKVETYLTVAKCRKSLEANCTL, from the exons ATGGGACAAG TGTTTCTGCTGATGCCAGTCTTACTGGTCAGTTGCTTTCTGAGTCAAGGGGCAGCGATGGAAAACCAACGTCTCTTCAACATTGCAGTCAACCGGGTGCAACATCTCCACCTGCTGGCTCAGAAAATGTTCAATGACTTT GAAGGCACCCTGTTGTCTGATGAACGCAGACAGCTGAACAAGATATTCCTGCTGGACTTCTGTAACTCTGACTCCATCGTGAGCCCAATCGACAAGCAGGAGACTCAGAAGAGTTCA GTCCTGAAGCTGCTCCACATCTCTTACCGCCTGATTGAATCCTGGGAGTACCCTAGCCAGACCCTGGCCATCTCCAACAGCCTCATGGTCAGAAACTCCAACCAGATCTCTGAGAAGCTCAGCGACCTCAAAGTGGGCATCAACCTGCTCATCAAG GGGAGCCAGGACGGCGTACTGAGCCTGGATGACAATGACTCTCAGCATCTGCCCCCCTACGGGAACTACTATCAGAATCTGGGCGGCGACGGCAACGTCAGGAGGAACTATGAGCTGTTGGCCTGCTTCAAGAAGGACATGCATAAG